One window of Aliarcobacter lanthieri genomic DNA carries:
- a CDS encoding D-alanyl-lipoteichoic acid biosynthesis protein DltD: MKKHILLNIFALFTAFFIVLVTLYFTKDKVLNYYFNSFDSLQKTIDLQSDLENGKIVLFGSSELVIYPHQKFLPQNFFNNDLKLPLKAQGNEGQQTFVIMSQLAACDNEKVRNNAKIVVLLSPSWFTGSSDNGLTMSKFLEYMNIGMMNKLYFESESDDKYKYIISDYIKENLASIKEPTFIYEYPFSIVKKDYFNNKIKNLLIKSFDNKNVKIEEINYFPINFDYESLKIKAKNIEVSSSNNSFGIQNEYYKKYIEPEVTKNNFPFSIVIPPDLDKNEEFQDFLVLLDFLDSYKIKPLFIMQDLHPYVFSKNREEANKLMLLIKSKVLEHNFEYMDMWTYEKENYEIGTLIDIVHLGEFGWVKVNQKIIDYFIK, from the coding sequence ATGAAAAAACATATACTTTTAAATATATTTGCTTTATTCACAGCATTTTTTATAGTTTTAGTCACCCTTTATTTTACAAAAGATAAAGTATTGAATTATTATTTTAACTCTTTTGATTCTCTACAAAAAACAATTGATTTACAAAGTGATTTGGAAAATGGAAAAATTGTTTTATTTGGTTCTTCTGAATTAGTAATTTACCCTCATCAAAAATTTTTACCACAAAACTTTTTTAATAATGATTTAAAATTACCATTAAAAGCTCAAGGTAATGAAGGACAACAAACTTTTGTAATTATGTCCCAATTAGCAGCATGTGATAATGAAAAAGTTAGAAATAATGCAAAAATTGTAGTTTTGTTATCTCCTAGTTGGTTCACAGGAAGTAGTGATAATGGACTTACCATGTCAAAATTTTTAGAATATATGAATATTGGAATGATGAATAAACTATATTTTGAAAGTGAATCAGATGATAAATATAAATATATAATAAGTGACTATATTAAAGAAAATTTAGCTTCAATCAAAGAACCAACTTTTATATATGAATATCCCTTTAGTATTGTAAAAAAAGATTATTTTAACAATAAAATTAAAAATCTTTTAATTAAAAGTTTTGATAATAAAAATGTAAAAATAGAAGAAATAAATTATTTTCCAATAAATTTTGACTACGAAAGTTTAAAAATTAAAGCAAAAAACATAGAAGTTTCTTCTTCAAATAACAGTTTTGGAATACAAAATGAATACTACAAAAAATACATTGAACCTGAAGTTACAAAAAACAACTTTCCATTTTCTATAGTAATACCACCTGATTTAGATAAAAATGAAGAATTTCAAGATTTTCTAGTTTTGCTTGATTTTTTAGATAGTTACAAAATTAAGCCTCTTTTTATAATGCAAGATTTACATCCATATGTATTCTCTAAAAATAGGGAAGAAGCAAATAAATTGATGTTATTAATAAAATCAAAGGTATTAGAACATAATTTTGAATATATGGATATGTGGACATATGAAAAAGAGAATTATGAAATTGGAACGTTGATAGATATTGTTCATTTAGGTGAATTTGGTTGGGTTAAAGTCAACCAAAAAATAATTGATTATTTTATAAAATAA
- a CDS encoding acyl carrier protein has product MEIINRIKPLVEEISFKKVEIDEALYTSNLIDSMGTVDLAMMLEEEFGIKIDTRDIIESNFDSVSKLAKYIKSRIE; this is encoded by the coding sequence ATGGAGATAATTAATAGGATAAAACCTTTAGTTGAAGAGATATCTTTTAAAAAAGTTGAAATTGATGAAGCACTATATACATCAAATTTAATTGATAGTATGGGAACGGTTGATTTAGCTATGATGCTCGAAGAAGAGTTTGGTATAAAAATAGATACTAGAGATATTATTGAAAGTAATTTTGATAGTGTTAGTAAATTGGCAAAATATATAAAAAGTAGAATAGAATGA